Proteins encoded within one genomic window of Candidatus Rokuibacteriota bacterium:
- a CDS encoding Gfo/Idh/MocA family oxidoreductase — translation MTIRVAVIEVSHWHALHDAAYLRHLVAMPDVQLVGLQDSDPALVARRAAEVGRPPTFTDHRQMLAATRPDFVLALGRHRQMAGIAHDLLDQGYPFLMEKPMGINAVEVAAVADKAARLKRFVAVPLAQRYQPFATRARELLAAGRFGPLSHMYVRINRPGPARYPGWDCPWMLDPAEAGGGCLRNLGSHGFDMFLYLTGEEAQVTGAQLSRRAHAQRVEDYASVLLRSTGGILGTIEVGNGFPRDGTDGEWKIAGRDAILTMKDGVLKLATAEGDETIPSGDITTPYFAVVRDTLDHWRRGAPPPISVHDCARAVRLIDQAYALAG, via the coding sequence ATGACCATTCGCGTTGCCGTGATCGAGGTGAGCCATTGGCATGCGCTCCACGACGCCGCCTACCTGCGCCATCTCGTCGCCATGCCCGACGTCCAGCTCGTCGGCCTCCAGGACTCCGACCCCGCCCTCGTCGCGCGGCGAGCGGCCGAGGTGGGCCGTCCGCCCACCTTCACCGACCATCGCCAGATGCTGGCGGCGACGCGTCCCGACTTCGTGCTCGCCCTCGGCCGGCACCGGCAGATGGCCGGGATCGCGCACGACCTGCTCGACCAGGGCTATCCCTTCCTGATGGAGAAGCCCATGGGGATCAACGCGGTCGAGGTGGCAGCCGTGGCCGACAAGGCCGCCCGCTTGAAGCGCTTCGTCGCGGTCCCGCTCGCCCAGCGATACCAGCCCTTCGCCACGCGCGCCCGGGAGCTGCTCGCCGCGGGACGCTTCGGCCCGCTCTCGCACATGTACGTGCGGATCAACCGGCCCGGGCCGGCGCGGTACCCGGGCTGGGACTGCCCGTGGATGCTCGATCCCGCCGAGGCCGGCGGCGGCTGCCTCCGGAACCTGGGCTCCCACGGCTTCGACATGTTCCTCTACCTGACTGGCGAGGAGGCGCAGGTGACCGGCGCCCAGCTCAGCCGACGCGCCCACGCGCAGCGGGTCGAGGACTACGCCTCCGTGCTACTCCGCTCGACCGGCGGGATCCTCGGCACCATCGAGGTCGGCAACGGCTTCCCGCGCGACGGCACCGACGGCGAGTGGAAGATCGCCGGCCGCGACGCCATCCTCACGATGAAGGACGGGGTCCTCAAGCTCGCCACCGCCGAGGGCGACGAGACGATCCCGAGCGGGGACATCACGACGCCCTACTTCGCGGTGGTGCGCGACACGCTCGACCACTGGCGGCGAGGCGCGCCGCCGCCGATCAGCGTGCACGACTGCGCGCGCGCGGTGCGTCTGATCGACCAGGCGTACGCGCTCGCGGGGTGA